One Manihot esculenta cultivar AM560-2 chromosome 18, M.esculenta_v8, whole genome shotgun sequence genomic window carries:
- the LOC122722432 gene encoding exopolygalacturonase-like, with product MDYRGDEHISSYGQDTRMLLFVFFVFPFSIQSARSLVGFRRVVRHSPAYTHYGYSRGITDLLAGDIPDQANDHIIIGLSENAIFISVFLQLIELSVGVAAVGTHHLMFSFLQALLGAWKEACSAKGSNIVVVPKGTYSIGLTDLNGPCKGAMELQVQGTLLAPINPSSYAKDSWITFAYIDQFKLSGGGTFDGQGQVAWKQNNCGRNPKCKRLPVYVLLVPLKTRQSLRFDFITNSVVQDVTSLDSKNFHVNLLGGKNLTFDRFTITAPGDSVNTDGIHIGHSNGINIINSNIATGDDCISIGGASEQIRITNVRCGHGHGISVGSLGKTTDEFVSGIFVRNCTFYDTDNGVRIKTWPALHGGMASDMHFEDIMMKNVRNPIIIDQMYCPWNQCNPKVTRKEMKMKESLNALSVDKSARNMKFL from the exons ATGGATTATCGAGGAGATGAGCATATTTCAAGTT ACGGCCAAGATACTCGCATGTTGCTctttgtcttttttgtttttccattTTCTATTCAATCTGCTCGCTCACTCGTCGGGTTTCGCCGCGTCGTGCG GCACAGTCCCGCGTATACCCATTATGGCTATAGTCGCGGGATCACCGACCTATTAGCCGGCGATATCCCTGATCAAGCAAACGATCACATCATCattggattatcagaaaatgctatatttatctctgtCTTCTTACA GCTTATTgagttgagcgtcggagtggctgccgtgggcaCCCATCACCTCATGTTCTCATTCTTGCAG gcATTATTGGGCGCGTGGAAAGAGGCTTGTTCAGCAAAGGGTTCCAACATAGTTGTAGTACCCAAAGGAACATATTCCATAGGTTTAACTGACTTAAATGGTCCATGCAAGGGAGCCATGGAGCTTCAAGTCCAAGGAACCTTATTGGCACCGATAAACCCTAGCAGTTATGCCAAGGACAGCTGGATTACTTTTGCATACATTGATCAATTCAAATTATCCGGTGGTGGAACCTTCGACGGACAAGGGCAAGTGGCTTGGAAGCAAAATAACTGCGGTCGAAATCCAAAATGCAAGAGACTTCCAGTT TATGTGCTTCTTGTCCCTTTAAAAACACGCCAGAGCTTGCGGTTTGACTTCATCACCAACAGCGTAGTTCAGGACGTAACATCGCTCGATAGTAAGAATTTCCATGTCAATCTTCTAGGTGGCAAAAACCTTACTTTCGATCGCTTCACGATCACTGCACCAGGAGATAGCGTCAATACAGATGGAATTCACATCGGGCATTCAAACGGGATCaacattattaattcaaatattgcCACCGGCGATGACTGCATCTCCATTGGTGGTGCCAGCGAACAAATAAGGATCACAAACGTACGATGTGGACATGGACATGGCATTAGCGTGGGAAGTTTAGGGAAGACCACTGATGAATTTGTCTCTGGAATTTTCGTAAGGAACTGCACCTTCTATGACACCGACAATGGAGTGAGAATTAAGACATGGCCGGCATTACATGGTGGCATGGCCTCTGATATGCATTTCGAGGATATTATGATGAAAAATGTCCGCAACCCTatcattatagatcaaatgtacTGCCCATGGAATCAGTGCAATCCAAAGGTAACgcgaaaagaaatgaaaatgaaagagtCTCTTAATGCATTGTCCGTGGACAAATCTGCCCGCAACATGAAATTTCTGTAA